One Anastrepha obliqua isolate idAnaObli1 chromosome 6, idAnaObli1_1.0, whole genome shotgun sequence DNA window includes the following coding sequences:
- the LOC129250413 gene encoding uncharacterized protein LOC129250413, with protein MKLIRVCNPDIPTQEWRYVKTLTNKNSAEESKEQKRATMQALLLLTENSIEPLAKCDGHLRYGFVKVKLHIYKTDTDAIEFLATKEGEKHMGELEPMSETEPMSEDDRPTEEEYASSGSEMGLGRLYFEREDKPSSL; from the exons ATGAAGCTCATTCGGGTCTGCAATCCGGACATCCCAACGCAGGAATGGAGGTATGTCAAAACTCTCACCAACAAAAATAGCGCAGAAGAATCGAAAGAGCAGAAGCGCGCcaccatgcaggctctcctgctccTCACAGAGAATTCAATCGAACCATTAGCGAAATGCGATGGGCATCTGAGATACGGTTTTGTAAAGGTGAAACTTCACATTTACAAAACAGACACAGATGCAATTGAGTTCCTCGCCACTAAGGAAGGTGAAAAGCACATGGGCGAACTAGAACCCATGAGCGAAACCGAGCCAATGAGCGAAGACGACCggcccaccgaagaagaatacgcctcttcaggctcagaaatgggcttagggaggctgtacttcgaacgggagg ATAAACCTTCATCACTGTAA